In Sphaeramia orbicularis chromosome 3, fSphaOr1.1, whole genome shotgun sequence, a genomic segment contains:
- the mc1r gene encoding melanocyte-stimulating hormone receptor: MANASYNPTILHVDLNSLSEYMDDNETNSTSEDLSYLGCVQINIPQELFLALGLISLVENILVVMAIFKNRNLHSPMYYFICCLAVSDMLVSVSNVVETIFMLLNDHGLLDVHPGMLRHLDNVIDVMICSSVVSSLSFLCTIAADRYITIFYALRYHSIMTTQRAVAIIVVVWLASITSSTLFIVYHTDNAVIVCLVTFFCITLVFNAVLYLHMFLLAHVHSRRIMAFHKSRRQSTSMKGAITLTILLGVFIICWGPFFLHLILILTCPTSPFCNCFFRNFNLFLILIICNSLIDPLIYAYRSQELRKTLQELVLCSWCFGL, translated from the coding sequence ATGGCCAACGCATCCTATAACCCCACAATCCTCCACGTTGATCTCAACTCTCTAAGTGAGTACATGGATGATAACGAAACAAACTCTACCAGTGAAGATCTAAGTTATCTGGGCTGTGTTCAGATCAACATCCCTCAGGAGCTCTTCCTGGCGCTCGGGCTGATCAGCCTGGTGGAGAACATCCTGGTCGTTATGGCCATCTTCAAGAACCGCAATCTACACTCACCTATGTACTACTTCATCTGTTGCTTGGCTGTGTCCGACATGCTGGTCAGTGTGAGCAACGTGGTGGAGACAATATTCATGCTTCTCAACGACCACGGCCTGCTGGACGTGCACCCGGGGATGCTGCGCCACCTGGACAACGTCATCGACGTGATGATCTGCAGCTCCGTGGTATCATCCCTCTCCTTCCTGTGCACCATCGCTGCAGATCGCTACATCACCATCTTTTACGCACTACGGTACCACAGCATCATGACCACACAGCGTGCCGTGGCCATTATCGTGGTAGTGTGGCTGGCCAGCATCACCTCCAGCACCCTTTTCATCGTGTATCACACTGACAATGCAGTCATTGTGTGCCTCGTTACCTTCTTCTGCATAACCCTGGTGTTTAACGCGGTGCTATACCTGCACATGTTTCTCCTTGCGCATGTGCATTCCCGGCGCATCATGGCTTTCCACAAAAGCAGGCGTCAGTCCACAAGCATGAAAGGAGCGATTACCCTGACCATCCTGCTGGGGGTCTTCATTATATGCTGGGGCCCATTCTTCCTCCACCTTATTCTCATCCTCACTTGCCCCACCAGCCCGTTCTGCAACTGTTTCTTCAGAAACTTCAATCTGTTTCTTATTCTCATCATCTGTAACTCGCTCATCGACCCACTCATCTACGCGTACCGGAGCCAGGAGCTGCGTAAAACCCTGCAGGAGCTGGTCCTGTGTTCCTGGTGCTTCGGCCTGTGA